In a single window of the Caproicibacterium sp. BJN0003 genome:
- a CDS encoding aminopeptidase, which yields MEDNRIIECVERADYILSNLMAVKPGEEVLIAIDPQTDMRMANAMAAAALKCGAEYNISMMPVRGKDKATIFPKTLENAMEACDVFVGMTTASGAAIYNNRLKELINEKKLREVSICLRSIDNFTRGGALADYEKVYKDGEKLQKIWRGHKKAHITTPAGTDLSMEMNDMEPIIECGIARNPGDAMAWSDGEVSLGPVIGSTHGKLVIDGPICYYGCPTTPVELKIEGGRIVEVVGGDPKICKEIRRQIAEIKDSDNIAEIGLGLNPACLFNGDFEEEKKARGTCHIAMGNGYYYGQPARSTVHIDMVQYNPTVVFDDEVVIVKDGKVVCLDD from the coding sequence ATGGAAGACAACAGAATTATTGAGTGTGTGGAACGTGCGGACTATATTCTTTCTAACCTAATGGCAGTTAAACCTGGGGAAGAGGTTTTGATTGCAATTGATCCTCAGACGGATATGCGTATGGCAAATGCGATGGCAGCGGCTGCTCTAAAATGTGGCGCAGAATACAACATTAGTATGATGCCGGTTCGCGGCAAAGATAAGGCTACTATTTTTCCAAAGACTTTGGAAAATGCGATGGAAGCTTGCGATGTTTTTGTCGGCATGACGACGGCTTCCGGCGCAGCAATCTACAATAATCGCTTAAAGGAACTTATCAATGAGAAAAAACTGCGCGAAGTTTCTATCTGTCTGCGTAGCATTGATAACTTTACGCGTGGGGGTGCTTTAGCAGACTATGAAAAAGTTTATAAAGACGGAGAGAAGCTGCAGAAAATCTGGAGAGGTCACAAGAAAGCTCACATCACGACTCCTGCGGGCACCGATCTTTCTATGGAAATGAATGATATGGAACCCATTATTGAATGTGGGATTGCTAGAAATCCAGGGGATGCAATGGCATGGTCAGACGGCGAAGTTTCCCTTGGACCGGTGATCGGTAGCACACACGGCAAATTGGTTATCGATGGGCCGATTTGCTACTATGGATGCCCGACAACACCAGTTGAGTTAAAAATTGAGGGTGGTCGTATTGTTGAGGTCGTAGGTGGAGACCCCAAAATCTGCAAAGAGATCCGCCGCCAGATTGCAGAGATTAAAGACAGCGACAATATTGCAGAGATTGGTCTGGGACTTAATCCGGCATGCCTTTTTAACGGCGATTTTGAAGAGGAGAAAAAAGCACGTGGTACCTGCCATATTGCAATGGGCAATGGCTACTATTATGGTCAGCCTGCTCGGTCTACGGTTCATATTGATATGGTACAGTACAATCCGACAGTTGTTTTTGATGATGAAGTTGTTATCGTAAAAGACGGGAAGGTTGTTTGTCTGGATGACTAA
- a CDS encoding dicarboxylate/amino acid:cation symporter: protein MEVIKKNQEVTAEQKNGNRKNPKRKKMKLHIKIFVFLFAGIVFGYVLNAMGGTENPAINGYILPFLQFIGDMFLKLIKMIVVPLVFFCIIDAALSLGDIKKLRSIGVKTVVWFLGSSAIAATIGLVLANLIQPGLGVTFSGDVSTVEVKELPGVYQTILDLIPNNPFAALTNGDMMPIIVFSLFLGFALIGLGEHGKPLANIISLCSEVMFKIVNSILAIIPYGVFGLMSVAMAKYGVAIFGPVLKFIATDYLANVIMVVIVYSVFLRFIGKVSPIMFWKKAFEPWMIAFSTCTSSAALPVSMKVAPKRLGVPKDIASFVLPLGATANMNGTCIYFGIIVLFASQLYGINLSIEQQIMLVLQATFLSVGCAATPQIGLVISITLLTQMGLPLEATALVAGIYRIIDQAHTSTNSSGDLVASVCIASMENELDRSMYNDPNAGREEQAVSA, encoded by the coding sequence TTGGAAGTTATTAAAAAGAATCAAGAAGTCACAGCTGAACAAAAAAATGGAAATCGTAAAAATCCCAAAAGAAAAAAGATGAAGCTCCATATTAAAATTTTTGTATTCCTATTCGCAGGAATTGTCTTTGGATATGTACTCAATGCAATGGGTGGTACTGAAAATCCAGCTATTAACGGTTACATACTTCCGTTTTTACAATTTATTGGAGATATGTTTTTAAAGCTTATCAAGATGATTGTAGTGCCGTTGGTGTTTTTCTGTATCATCGACGCAGCACTCTCTTTAGGAGATATCAAAAAACTGCGGAGCATCGGGGTTAAAACAGTTGTATGGTTTCTCGGAAGTTCGGCCATTGCCGCTACGATCGGATTGGTACTTGCAAATCTGATACAGCCAGGATTGGGCGTTACTTTTTCAGGAGATGTGAGTACGGTAGAAGTAAAAGAACTTCCAGGCGTTTATCAGACAATTCTAGATCTTATTCCAAATAATCCTTTTGCTGCTCTTACGAACGGAGATATGATGCCGATCATTGTATTCTCTTTGTTTCTAGGTTTTGCATTGATTGGTTTAGGAGAACATGGAAAACCGCTTGCCAATATTATTTCTCTATGTTCCGAAGTGATGTTCAAGATTGTAAACAGCATTCTCGCAATTATCCCTTACGGCGTATTTGGCTTGATGTCTGTTGCAATGGCAAAATATGGAGTTGCAATTTTTGGGCCGGTGCTTAAATTTATTGCGACTGATTATCTTGCCAATGTCATCATGGTGGTTATTGTCTATTCTGTTTTTCTTCGCTTTATTGGAAAAGTTAGCCCCATTATGTTCTGGAAAAAAGCATTTGAGCCTTGGATGATCGCGTTTAGTACCTGTACTTCTTCTGCGGCCCTGCCGGTCTCGATGAAAGTTGCTCCCAAACGTCTTGGCGTCCCGAAAGATATCGCGAGCTTTGTGCTTCCGCTGGGTGCTACTGCAAACATGAATGGTACCTGCATCTATTTTGGAATTATTGTTCTGTTTGCTTCTCAGCTTTATGGGATTAATCTTTCAATAGAACAGCAGATCATGCTGGTTTTACAAGCAACCTTTCTCAGTGTTGGTTGCGCGGCAACCCCACAGATTGGATTAGTTATCAGTATTACTCTGCTTACTCAAATGGGACTACCTCTGGAAGCAACCGCCCTGGTGGCTGGTATTTATCGCATTATTGATCAGGCACATACTTCTACCAATTCCTCCGGCGACCTCGTCGCATCTGTATGTATTGCATCTATGGAAAATGAACTGGATCGCAGTATGTATAATGACCCTAACGCAGGCAGAGAGGAACAGGCTGTTTCAGCTTGA